The proteins below are encoded in one region of Ostrea edulis chromosome 3, xbOstEdul1.1, whole genome shotgun sequence:
- the LOC125674251 gene encoding nucleolar protein dao-5-like isoform X1: MASGGESNSKALFPIVYDFLKEYCQDVAESFKRKLKTKPAPKGSPKLQQIYGQWSVEKLGDKRKLNTSNGSPALKRSKQNSSSDDSSSDSEDETPKPSQKREREKGLSDSDAKPGKRKKLTPQAKKIGAQQAKKASKTESGTSDSDSDSESSDAEKEKPKAKKTALKKAKNEKKSNDSNTSYNAVPPPSALNKSKDAVRKGLKPGKKENVPAKKAAVSSSSDSSDSSDEEEGKKVTPKTTPGKKTPVKKVESSSSDSSSSSDEEPKKKKTKVAPSSKSTPSKKQKESSSSDSSDSSDDEPKSKAVTPQPLKTTVKPSGKSTPAQKKKAESSSSDSSDSSDEEPAKKSATPKTTAKSTPAKTTPAQKKKAESSSSDSSDEEPAKKTATPKTTAKSTPAKTTPAQKKKAESSSSDSSDSSDEEPVKKSATPKTTAKSTPAKTTPAKKKKAEISSSDSSDSSDEEPAKKATTPKTTAKSTPAKTTPAQKKKAESSSSDSSDSSDEEPVKKSTTPKTTAKSTPAKTTPAKKKKAESSSSDSSDEEPVKKTATPKTTAKSTPAKTTPAQKKKAESSSSDSSDSSDEEPVKKTATPKTTAKSTPAKTTPAQKKKAESSSSDSSDSSDEEPVKKTATPKTTAKSTPAKTTPAQKKKAESSSSDSSDSSDEEPVKKSATPKTTAKSTPAKTTPAKKKKAESSSSDSSDSSDEEPAKKAATPKTTAKSTPAKTTPAQKKKAESSSSDSSDSSDEEPVKKSTTPKATAKSTPAKKKKAESSSSDSSDSSDEEPAKKATTPKTTAKSTPAKTTPAQKKKAESSSSDSSDSSDEEPVKKAATPKTTAKSTPAKTTPAQKKKADSSSSDSSDSSDDETTKKSAASKVTPKSPAVKSKAGQKKDESSSSDSDSSEEETKGKATPKTAGKPSSSKSKTVTKQKKDSSSSDSSDEDEKQPTKSVKTGAKKSDKSASVKKTKESSSSDSSSSDSSDTEGKTPVSKNKKSKAPATSTPIVTNGAVNGFGSDNDSGVFTSNKDENSDNSLKKKNKGSAKKTPNTPFRRVQAERMKVDPRLADNSFEAKKGSSGSWGEKANRDLKYTQGKSFRHEKTKKKRGSYAGGAIDTNVYSIRFDSE; this comes from the exons ATTGGGTGACAAGAGGAAACTGAACACATCTAATGGAAGTCCAGCATTAAAGAGATCTAAACAAAACTCTTCCTCAGATGACTCCTCCAG TGACTCTGAGGATGAAACCCCTAAACCATCTCAAAAGAGAGAACGAGAGAAAGGCTTGTCAGATTCAGATGCTAAGCCAGGAAAAAGGAAGAAGTTAACCCCTCAGGCAAAGAAGATAGGGGCTCAACAAGCAAAGAAAGCTTCTAAAACAGAGAGTGGGACATCCGATTCGGATTCAGACTCGGAAAGCTCAGATGCTGAAAAGGAAAAGCCAAAAGCAAAGAAAACGGCTCTAAAGAAAGCAAAGAatgaaaagaaatcaaatgatAGTAACACATCTTACAATGCTGTACCACCGCCATCTGCGTTAAACAAAAGTAAAGATGCCGTTCGGAAGGGGTTAAAACcaggtaaaaaagaaaatgttcctGCAAAGAAAGCAGCTGTCAGCTCAAGCAGTGACTCATCTGATTCTTCAGATGAGGAGGAAGGAAAGAAGGTCACACCCAAAACTACACCAGGTAAGAAAACTCCTGTGAAGAAAGTGGAGAGCTCTAGCAGTGATTCTTCCAGTTCATCGGATGAAGAGcctaagaagaaaaaaactaaaGTAGCTCCCTCTTCCAAGTCCACTCCATCTAAAAAACAGAAAGAAAGCTCCAGTTCCGACTCGTCAGATTCTTCTGATGATGAACCAAAATCAAAAGCAGTCACTCCACAGCCTCTCAAAACAACTGTAAAACCAAGTGGAAAGTCAACTCCAGCACAGAAAAAGAAGGCAGAAAGTTCTAGTAGCGATTCATCTGATTCATCGGATGAGGAACCTGCAAAGAAATCTGCAACTCCTAAGACAACGGCAAAATCAACTCCAGCCAAAACAACTCCAGCGCAGAAAAAGAAGGCTGAGAGCTCTAGTAGCGATTCATCTGATGAGGAACCTGCAAAGAAAACTGCAACTCCTAAGACAACGGCAAAATCAACTCCAGCCAAAACAACTCCAGCGCAGAAAAAGAAGGCTGAGAGCTCTAGTAGTGATTCATCTGATTCTTCTGATGAGGAACCAGTGAAGAAATCTGCAACTCCTAAGACAACAGCAAAATCAACTCCAGCCAAAACAACTCCAGCGAAGAAAAAGAAGGCAGAAATTTCTAGTAGCGATTCATCGGATTCATCGGATGAGGAACCTGCAAAGAAAGCCACAACTCCTAAGACAACGGCAAAATCAACTCCAGCCAAAACAACTCCAGCGCAGAAAAAGAAGGCTGAGAGCTCTAGTAGTGATTCATCTGATTCTTCTGATGAGGAACCAGTGAAGAAATCTACAACTCCTAAGACAACAGCAAAATCAACTCCAGCCAAAACAACTCCAGCGAAGAAAAAGAAGGCTGAGAGCTCTAGTAGTGATTCTTCTGATGAGGAACCAGTGAAGAAAACTGCAACTCCTAAGACAACGGCAAAATCAACTCCAGCCAAAACAACTCCAGCGCAGAAAAAGAAGGCTGAGAGCTCTAGTAGTGATTCATCTGATTCTTCTGATGAGGAACCAGTGAAGAAAACTGCAACTCCTAAGACAACGGCAAAATCAACTCCAGCCAAAACAACTCCAGCGCAGAAAAAGAAGGCTGAGAGCTCTAGTAGTGATTCATCTGATTCTTCTGATGAGGAACCAGTGAAGAAAACTGCAACTCCTAAGACAACGGCAAAATCAACTCCAGCCAAAACAACTCCAGCGCAGAAAAAGAAGGCTGAGAGCTCTAGTAGCGATTCATCTGATTCTTCTGATGAGGAACCAGTGAAGAAATCTGCAACTCCTAAGACAACAGCAAAATCAACTCCAGCCAAAACAACTCCAGCGAAGAAAAAGAAGGCAGAAAGTTCTAGTAGCGATTCATCTGATTCATCGGATGAGGAACCTGCAAAGAAAGCCGCAACTCCTAAGACAACGGCAAAATCAACTCCAGCCAAAACAACTCCAGCGCAGAAAAAGAAGGCTGAGAGCTCTAGTAGTGATTCATCTGATTCTTCTGATGAGGAACCAGTGAAGAAATCTACAACTCCTAAGGCAACAGCAAAATCAACTCCAGCGAAGAAAAAGAAGGCAGAAAGTTCTAGTAGCGATTCATCGGATTCATCGGATGAGGAACCTGCAAAGAAAGCCACAACTCCTAAGACAACGGCAAAATCAACTCCAGCCAAAACAACTCCAGCGCAGAAAAAGAAGGCTGAGAGCTCTAGTAGTGATTCATCTGATTCTTCTGATGAGGAACCAGTGAAGAAAGCTGCAACTCCTAAGACAACGGCAAAATCAACTCCAGCCAAAACAACTCCAGCGCAGAAAAAGAAGGCTGACAGTTCCAGCAGCGATTCATCAGATTCGTCCgatgatgaaacaacaaagaaatcGGCTGCATCCAAGGTAACCCCCAAATCACCAGCAGTCAAGTCAAAAGCAGGACAGAAAAAGGATGAAAGTTCCAGTAGTGATTCAGACTCCTCTGAAGAAGAAACAAAGGGAAAGGCCACACCCAAGACAGCAGGTAAACCTTCATCTAGTAAATCTAAAACAGTAACCAAGCAGAAGAAAGACAGCTCTAGTAGTGATTCGTCTGATGAGGATGAAAAACAACCCACTAAAAGTGTAAAAACAGGCGCCAAGAAAAGTGACAAATCTGCGAGtgttaaaaaaacaaaagaaagttCCAGTAGTGATTCTAGTTCCTCTGACTCCAGTGACACTGAGGGGAAAACTCCGGTGAGCAAAAACAAGAAATCCAAAGCTCCCGCCACTTCCACACCAATCGTGACAAATGGTGCTGTGAATGGGTTTGGGTCAGACAATGATTCTGGAGTGTTCACTTCCAACAAG GATGAAAATtctgataattcattgaaaaagaaGAATAAGGGGTCAGCAAAG AAAACACCCAACACGCCGTTTCGGAGAGTGCAGGCAGAGAGAATGAAGGTGGATCCCAGGCTGGCAGACAATTCATTTGAAGCCAAG AAAGGATCGTCTGGGTCTTGGGGAGAGAAGGCCAATCGTGACCTCAAGTACACGCAGGGCAAATCATTCAGGCATGAAAAAACCAAGAAAAAGCGGGGAAGTTATGCAGGTGGAGCAATAGACACAAATGTCTACTCCATTAGATTTGACAGTGAATAA
- the LOC125674251 gene encoding nucleolar and coiled-body phosphoprotein 1-like isoform X2 — protein MASGGESNSKALFPIVYDFLKEYCQDVAESFKRKLKTKPAPKGSPKLQQIYGQWSVEKLGDKRKLNTSNGSPALKRSKQNSSSDDSSSDSEDETPKPSQKREREKGLSDSDAKPGKRKKLTPQAKKIGAQQAKKASKTESGTSDSDSDSESSDAEKEKPKAKKTALKKAKNEKKSNDSNTSYNAVPPPSALNKSKDAVRKGLKPGKKENVPAKKAAVSSSSDSSDSSDEEEGKKVTPKTTPGKKTPVKKVESSSSDSSSSSDEEPKKKKTKVAPSSKSTPSKKQKESSSSDSSDSSDDEPKSKAVTPQPLKTTVKPSGKSTPAQKKKAESSSSDSSDSSDEEPAKKSATPKTTAKSTPAKTTPAQKKKAESSSSDSSDEEPAKKTATPKTTAKSTPAKTTPAQKKKAESSSSDSSDSSDEEPVKKSATPKTTAKSTPAKTTPAKKKKAEISSSDSSDSSDEEPAKKATTPKTTAKSTPAKTTPAQKKKAESSSSDSSDSSDEEPVKKSTTPKTTAKSTPAKTTPAKKKKAESSSSDSSDEEPVKKTATPKTTAKSTPAKTTPAQKKKAESSSSDSSDSSDEEPVKKTATPKTTAKSTPAKTTPAQKKKAESSSSDSSDSSDEEPVKKTATPKTTAKSTPAKTTPAQKKKAESSSSDSSDSSDEEPVKKSATPKTTAKSTPAKTTPAKKKKAESSSSDSSDSSDEEPAKKAATPKTTAKSTPAKTTPAQKKKAESSSSDSSDSSDEEPVKKSTTPKATAKSTPAKKKKAESSSSDSSDSSDEEPAKKATTPKTTAKSTPAKTTPAQKKKAESSSSDSSDSSDEEPVKKAATPKTTAKSTPAKTTPAQKKKADSSSSDSSDSSDDETTKKSAASKVTPKSPAVKSKAGQKKDESSSSDSDSSEEETKGKATPKTAGKPSSSKSKTVTKQKKDSSSSDSSDEDEKQPTKSVKTGAKKSDKSASVKKTKESSSSDSSSSDSSDTEGKTPVSKNKKSKAPATSTPIVTNGAVNGFGSDNDSGVFTSNKKTPNTPFRRVQAERMKVDPRLADNSFEAKKGSSGSWGEKANRDLKYTQGKSFRHEKTKKKRGSYAGGAIDTNVYSIRFDSE, from the exons ATTGGGTGACAAGAGGAAACTGAACACATCTAATGGAAGTCCAGCATTAAAGAGATCTAAACAAAACTCTTCCTCAGATGACTCCTCCAG TGACTCTGAGGATGAAACCCCTAAACCATCTCAAAAGAGAGAACGAGAGAAAGGCTTGTCAGATTCAGATGCTAAGCCAGGAAAAAGGAAGAAGTTAACCCCTCAGGCAAAGAAGATAGGGGCTCAACAAGCAAAGAAAGCTTCTAAAACAGAGAGTGGGACATCCGATTCGGATTCAGACTCGGAAAGCTCAGATGCTGAAAAGGAAAAGCCAAAAGCAAAGAAAACGGCTCTAAAGAAAGCAAAGAatgaaaagaaatcaaatgatAGTAACACATCTTACAATGCTGTACCACCGCCATCTGCGTTAAACAAAAGTAAAGATGCCGTTCGGAAGGGGTTAAAACcaggtaaaaaagaaaatgttcctGCAAAGAAAGCAGCTGTCAGCTCAAGCAGTGACTCATCTGATTCTTCAGATGAGGAGGAAGGAAAGAAGGTCACACCCAAAACTACACCAGGTAAGAAAACTCCTGTGAAGAAAGTGGAGAGCTCTAGCAGTGATTCTTCCAGTTCATCGGATGAAGAGcctaagaagaaaaaaactaaaGTAGCTCCCTCTTCCAAGTCCACTCCATCTAAAAAACAGAAAGAAAGCTCCAGTTCCGACTCGTCAGATTCTTCTGATGATGAACCAAAATCAAAAGCAGTCACTCCACAGCCTCTCAAAACAACTGTAAAACCAAGTGGAAAGTCAACTCCAGCACAGAAAAAGAAGGCAGAAAGTTCTAGTAGCGATTCATCTGATTCATCGGATGAGGAACCTGCAAAGAAATCTGCAACTCCTAAGACAACGGCAAAATCAACTCCAGCCAAAACAACTCCAGCGCAGAAAAAGAAGGCTGAGAGCTCTAGTAGCGATTCATCTGATGAGGAACCTGCAAAGAAAACTGCAACTCCTAAGACAACGGCAAAATCAACTCCAGCCAAAACAACTCCAGCGCAGAAAAAGAAGGCTGAGAGCTCTAGTAGTGATTCATCTGATTCTTCTGATGAGGAACCAGTGAAGAAATCTGCAACTCCTAAGACAACAGCAAAATCAACTCCAGCCAAAACAACTCCAGCGAAGAAAAAGAAGGCAGAAATTTCTAGTAGCGATTCATCGGATTCATCGGATGAGGAACCTGCAAAGAAAGCCACAACTCCTAAGACAACGGCAAAATCAACTCCAGCCAAAACAACTCCAGCGCAGAAAAAGAAGGCTGAGAGCTCTAGTAGTGATTCATCTGATTCTTCTGATGAGGAACCAGTGAAGAAATCTACAACTCCTAAGACAACAGCAAAATCAACTCCAGCCAAAACAACTCCAGCGAAGAAAAAGAAGGCTGAGAGCTCTAGTAGTGATTCTTCTGATGAGGAACCAGTGAAGAAAACTGCAACTCCTAAGACAACGGCAAAATCAACTCCAGCCAAAACAACTCCAGCGCAGAAAAAGAAGGCTGAGAGCTCTAGTAGTGATTCATCTGATTCTTCTGATGAGGAACCAGTGAAGAAAACTGCAACTCCTAAGACAACGGCAAAATCAACTCCAGCCAAAACAACTCCAGCGCAGAAAAAGAAGGCTGAGAGCTCTAGTAGTGATTCATCTGATTCTTCTGATGAGGAACCAGTGAAGAAAACTGCAACTCCTAAGACAACGGCAAAATCAACTCCAGCCAAAACAACTCCAGCGCAGAAAAAGAAGGCTGAGAGCTCTAGTAGCGATTCATCTGATTCTTCTGATGAGGAACCAGTGAAGAAATCTGCAACTCCTAAGACAACAGCAAAATCAACTCCAGCCAAAACAACTCCAGCGAAGAAAAAGAAGGCAGAAAGTTCTAGTAGCGATTCATCTGATTCATCGGATGAGGAACCTGCAAAGAAAGCCGCAACTCCTAAGACAACGGCAAAATCAACTCCAGCCAAAACAACTCCAGCGCAGAAAAAGAAGGCTGAGAGCTCTAGTAGTGATTCATCTGATTCTTCTGATGAGGAACCAGTGAAGAAATCTACAACTCCTAAGGCAACAGCAAAATCAACTCCAGCGAAGAAAAAGAAGGCAGAAAGTTCTAGTAGCGATTCATCGGATTCATCGGATGAGGAACCTGCAAAGAAAGCCACAACTCCTAAGACAACGGCAAAATCAACTCCAGCCAAAACAACTCCAGCGCAGAAAAAGAAGGCTGAGAGCTCTAGTAGTGATTCATCTGATTCTTCTGATGAGGAACCAGTGAAGAAAGCTGCAACTCCTAAGACAACGGCAAAATCAACTCCAGCCAAAACAACTCCAGCGCAGAAAAAGAAGGCTGACAGTTCCAGCAGCGATTCATCAGATTCGTCCgatgatgaaacaacaaagaaatcGGCTGCATCCAAGGTAACCCCCAAATCACCAGCAGTCAAGTCAAAAGCAGGACAGAAAAAGGATGAAAGTTCCAGTAGTGATTCAGACTCCTCTGAAGAAGAAACAAAGGGAAAGGCCACACCCAAGACAGCAGGTAAACCTTCATCTAGTAAATCTAAAACAGTAACCAAGCAGAAGAAAGACAGCTCTAGTAGTGATTCGTCTGATGAGGATGAAAAACAACCCACTAAAAGTGTAAAAACAGGCGCCAAGAAAAGTGACAAATCTGCGAGtgttaaaaaaacaaaagaaagttCCAGTAGTGATTCTAGTTCCTCTGACTCCAGTGACACTGAGGGGAAAACTCCGGTGAGCAAAAACAAGAAATCCAAAGCTCCCGCCACTTCCACACCAATCGTGACAAATGGTGCTGTGAATGGGTTTGGGTCAGACAATGATTCTGGAGTGTTCACTTCCAACAAG AAAACACCCAACACGCCGTTTCGGAGAGTGCAGGCAGAGAGAATGAAGGTGGATCCCAGGCTGGCAGACAATTCATTTGAAGCCAAG AAAGGATCGTCTGGGTCTTGGGGAGAGAAGGCCAATCGTGACCTCAAGTACACGCAGGGCAAATCATTCAGGCATGAAAAAACCAAGAAAAAGCGGGGAAGTTATGCAGGTGGAGCAATAGACACAAATGTCTACTCCATTAGATTTGACAGTGAATAA